In Humulus lupulus chromosome 7, drHumLupu1.1, whole genome shotgun sequence, the following are encoded in one genomic region:
- the LOC133790535 gene encoding GDT1-like protein 4 — protein sequence MGVRLRDPRMSSLSVFFLLLLLIFTTVSAQESGADTEGESYTGSKDLGRRSKIDLGSLVKDAAGDKNDLDSLDLGVNLDSGLGIFDAFFASFSMILVSEIGDETFIIAALMAMRHPKSIVLSGALSALIVMTVLSTGLGRIVPNLISRKHTNSAATVLYAFFGLRLLYIAWRSDSKSSQKKEMEEVEEKLESGQGKTSYRRFFSRFCTPIFLESFILTFLAEWGDRSQIATIALATHKNAIGVAIGATLGHTICTSVAVVGGSMLASKISQGTVATVGGLLFLGFSLSSYFYPPL from the exons ATGGGTGTTCGATTAAGAGACCCTAGAATGAGTTCGCTCTCTGTCTTTTTCCTTCTTCTATTACTCATTTTTACAACGGTCTCTGCTCAG GAGTCTGGGGCTGATACTGAGGGGGAAAGTTATACTGGATCCAAAGATCTGGGCCGTCGGAGCAAG ATTGATCTGGGCAGCCTTGTGAAGGATGCTGCTGGAGACAAGAATGATCTTGATTCTTTAGATTTGGGTGTCAACTTGGACTCTGGTCTTGGAATCTTCGATGCATTTTTTGCAAGTTTTTCTATGATTTTAGTCAGCGAG ATTGGAGATGAGACATTTATTATAGCAGCACTTATGGCAATGCGTCACCCAAAGTCAATTGTTTTATCTGGGGCACTCTCTGCCTTGATTGTTATGACT GTACTTTCAACAGGACTGGGCAGGATTGTTCCAAACTTGATATCAAGAAAGCACACAAATAGTGCAGCTACAG TTCTTTATGCATTTTTTGGTTTACGGTTGCTTTACATTGCTTGGAGATCAGATTCAAAATCTTCCCAGAAAAAAGAAATGGAAGAG GTAGAGGAGAAACTCGAATCTGGTCAAGGGAAGACATCCTATCGGCGGTTCTTTTCCAGATTTTGTACACCTATATTTTTGGAG TCATTTATCCTAACTTTTCTTGCGGAGTGGGGTGATCGAAGCCAGATAGCAACAATTGCA TTGGCTACACACAAAAATGCAATCGGAGTAGCTATAGGAGCAACATTAGGACACACCATCTGTACATCAGTTGCCGTGGTTGGTGGGAGCATGCTGGCGTCGAAAATCTCCCAAGGCACAGTTGCCACCGTTGGAGGCTTGCTCTTTCTCGGCTTTTCCTTGTCCTCGTATTTCTATCCTCCTCTGTGA
- the LOC133790533 gene encoding putative disease resistance protein At4g11170, with protein sequence MGCCCSSNKNKYDVFLSFRGEDTRDNFTSHLCKALSQKKIKIYVDDMLERGDEISTALLKAIKKSRVSIIIFSENYASSSWCLGELVQILKCKKKNNKHRVIIPVFYGVDPSRLRSQHTKFVFSSKGSKAKRRAWREALNHAANISGWGSQNIRPESKLVEAIVEDVMKKLNRS encoded by the exons ATGGGTTGTTGTTGTTCATCAAACAAGAATAAATATGATGTATTTTTAAGTTTTAGAGGTGAGGATACTCGAGATAATTTCACAAGTCATTTATGTAAAGCTTTGAGCCAGAAAAAGATCAAAAtctatgtagatgacatgctcgAGAGAGGAGATGAAATCTCAACCGCTCTTCTCAAAGCAATCAAGAAATCAAGGGTTTCGATTATTATTTTCTCGGAAAATTATGCTTCTTCCTCTTGGTGCTTAGGTGAGCTGGTACAAATACTCAAatgcaagaaaaaaaataacaaacatAGAGTTATTATACCAGTCTTCTATGGTGTCGATCCTTCTCGACTACGAAGTCAACATACCAAGTTTGTATTCTCATCTAAAGGCTCCAAGGCTAAGAGACGTGCTTGGAGAGAGGCTTTGAATCATGCTGCAAATATTTCAGGATGGGGTTCACAAAATATTAG GCCAGAGTCCAAGTTAGTCGAGGCAATTGTTGAAGATGTGATGAAGAAATTGAATCGTAGTTAA
- the LOC133790534 gene encoding disease resistance protein RPV1-like codes for MASSSSSSSMAVHYDQVKYDVFISFRGVDTRDSFTSHIYSALCRKKVETYIDYKLERGHEISPALLKAIEESKLSLVIFSENYASSSWCLDELVHILDCKHRNGQLVVPVFHGIDPSHVRKQKGSYEVAFAQLQQRFDTSKVQDWRSALESAANLSGWDSLNTKPESKLVEAIVEDIINKLNSVCAPPSSDDDSKGLVGISKRIEQVMSLINIDSYDNRVVGIWGIGGIGKTTLASVIFTRLFSQFEGGCFLPNVREEAQKHGLNHLRTKLMSTLLEEETSSTSNMVVGSTFVKSRLRRKKVLIVLDDVNDSEHLELLVGDHEQWFGLGSRIIVTTRDIQVLRKVADEVYEVKELDFHEALQLFQLNAFKNSSPPSTDYIKLSERVVDYAKGVPLALKVLGSYLHSRSQREWESALNKLKKMPNMKIHSVLRISYDGLDDKEKDIFLDIVCFFKGEERSIVEKVLDGCDLFAEIGITDLINKSLITMMENKVWMHDLLQEMGWEIVRQESKELGKRSRLWTADDVYRVLKTNTGTATIEGIFLDMSKMRDVDLNPEVFVNMYNLRLLKIYNSNNLIKGCKLHFTRGLQCLPDALRYLHWYGYPLKSLPSNFNPENLVVLEMTHSHIEQLWSENQCLEKLRKIDLSYSDNLTQFPDLSQAPCLENMNLGGHTNLLQVPSYLEYFDKLTILNLSGNSNLKNLTAIPQRITYLDLEGTGIEELPSSFGSLDELFSLILRNCKGLKKLPGSMHKLKSLDHLNLYGCSSLDNFPDLPMEIRYLNLSETAIEQVPSQIEDLSSLKILDLGNCRRLKTVPKRIMPLTQACNEDYKPDIEEISFMNCLQLDENALDNLMEYAQLRVWRMATAAAALRPIPDDEEEQSQLFVCCPGNKIPSWFSYQSEGSSISIKLPLQWLTTNFLGFSLCVVVAFNNYKDYSSLVFQTQSEFTTRSGESYKFDTTLIGWVGNEDWGSVTLVRLVNADHLFLWYDHSLNINVLKGDERENWYTNLQSATEVSFEFNPLDLFNDPVESCYVKKCGVCLMYAQGQDSTIVMDEDVGKLTVGESSKSKRPRQAFEPIGTVIFSDEGDKEEEEPQPKRN; via the exons atggcttcttcttcttcttcttcttcaatggcTGTCCATTATGATCAAGTAAAATACGATGTGTTCATAAGTTTCAGAGGAGTGGACACTCGAGACAGCTTCACCAGCCATATCTACTCAGCCTTATGCCGAAAGAAGGTTGAAACCTACATAGATTACAAGCTTGAGAGAGGCCATGAGATCTCACCAGCTCTTCTCAAAGCAATAGAGGAGTCAAAGCTTTCACTTGTTATATTCTCTGAAAACTATGCTTCTTCTTCTTGGTGCTTAGATGAGCTTGTTCATATACTCGACTGCAAACACAGAAATGGACAGCTTGTTGTGCCTGTTTTTCATGGCATCGACCCATCCCATGTCAGAAAACAGAAGGGCAGCTATGAAGTTGCCTTTGCTCAACTTCAGCAACGCTTTGACACCAGCAAAGTCCAGGACTGGAGATCTGCTTTGGAATCAGCTGCCAATTTGTCTGGATGGGATTCACTGAACACCAA GCCTGAGTCCAAACTGGTCGAAGCAATTGTTGAAGACATCATAAACAAATTGAACAGTGTCTGTGCACCACCATCAAGTGATGATGATTCCAAGGGtttggttggaattagtaaacgTATTGAGCAAGTAATGTCATTGATAAACATAGACTCGTATGATAATCGAGTGGTAGGGATATGGGGAATAGGTGGTATAGGCAAGACAACTCTAGCTAGTGTCATATTCACAAGACTCTTTTCTCAATTCGAAGGTGGTTGTTTTCTTCCAAATGTTAGAGAAGAAGCACAGAAACATGGGCTAAATCACTTGAGGACTAAACTGATGTCTACTTTATTAGAGGAAGAAACTTCAAGCACGAGCAACATGGTTGTGGGATCAACTTTTGTCAAGAGTAGGCTTCGAAGAAAAAAAGTGCTTATTGTTCTTGATGATGTGAACGATTCAGAACATTTAGAACTTTTAGTTGGAGACCATGAACAATGGTTTGGCCTTGGAAGTAGAATCATTGTAACAACAAGAGATATTCAAGTGCTTAGAAAAGTAGCTGATGAAGTTTATGAGGTTAAGGAGCTAGATTTTCATGAAGCTCTTCAGCTCTTTCAATTGAATGCTTTCAAGAATAGCTCTCCTCCTTCAACAGATTATATAAAATTGTCTGAAAGAGTTGTAGATTATGCTAAAGGTGTTCCATTGGCTCTTAAAGTTTTGGGTTCTTACCTTCATTCAAGAAGCCAAAGGGAATGGGAAAGTGCcttgaataaattgaaaaaaatgcCCAATATGAAAATTCATAGTGTTTTGAGAATAAGTTATGATGGATTAGATGATAAAGAAAAGGATATATTTCTGGATATTGTGTGTTTCTTTAAGGGTGAAGAGAGAAGTATAGTAGAAAAAGTACTAGATGGTTGTGATTTATTTGCTGAAATAGGAATAACAGATCTCATCAACAAGTCCCTAATAACTATGATGGAGAACAAAGTTTGGATGCATGATTTGCTACAAGAAATGGGTTGGGAAATCGTTCGCCAAGAATCTAAAGAGCTTGGAAAGCGTAGTAGATTGTGGACTGCAGACGACGTCTATCGAGTGTTGAAAACAAATACT GGAACTGCAACAATTGAAGGCATATTTCTTGACATGTCTAAGATGAGAGATGTAGACTTGAATCCTGAAGTGTTTGTAAACATGTACAATTTAAGACTGCTCAAAATTTACAATTCTAACAATTTGATCAAGGGGTGCAAATTGCATTTCACTAGAGGTCTTCAGTGTCTCCCTGATGCTCTTAGATACCTTCATTGGTATGGATACCCTTTAAAATCTTTACCATCCAATTTCAATCCAGAAAATCTTGTTGTACTTGAAATGACTCACAGCCATATCGAGCAACTTTGGAGCGAAAATCAG TGCCTTGAGAAGTTAAGAAAGATTGATCTGAGTTACTCTGACAATTTGACTCAATTCCCAGATCTCTCTCAAGCTCCATGCCTTGAGAATATGAATCTGGGAGGCCATACAAATTTGCTGCAAGTTCCTTCATATCTTGAGTACTTTGACAAGCTAACAATTCTCAATCTCAGCGGCAATTCGAACCTGAAAAATCTTACAGCCATACCACAAAGAATTACGTACTTAGACTTAGAAGGCACCGGCATAGAAGAATTGCCTTCCTCATTTGGATCTCTTGACGAACTTTTCTCATTGATTCTCAGAAATTGTAAAGGCCTTAAGAAGCTCCCCGGCAGCATGCATAAACTGAAGTCCCTGGATCATCTTAACCTGTATGGTTGCTCTTCTCTTGACAACTTTCCAGACCTTCCCATGGAAATAAGATATTTAAATTTAAGTGAAACAGCAATAGAACAAGTTCCATCACAAATTGAGGATCTCTCCAGTCTCAAAATACTAGATTTGGGAAACTGCAGAAGGCTTAAGACAGTGCCAAAAAGAATTATGCCTCTCACACAAGCTTGTAATGAAGATTATAAGCCTGATATTGAAGAGATCTCTTTTATGAACTGTCTACAACTGGATGAGAATGCACTCGACAACCTTATGGAATATGCACAACTTAGAGTTTGGCGCATGGCAACTGCAGCAGCAGCATTGAGGCCAATACCTGATGATGAAGAA GAACAGTCTCAACTTTTCGTTTGTTGTCCAGGAAATAAGATTCCGAGCTGGTTTAGCTACCAATCTGAAGGGTCTTCCATAAGTATCAAGCTTCCTTTACAATGGCTTACAACCAACTTCTTGGGTTTCTCTCTATGTGTTGTTGTTGCATTCAACAACTACAAGGATTACAGTAGCTTGGTTTTTCAAACTCAGTCCGAATTCACAACCCGCAGTGGTGAGAGCTACAAGTTTGATACCACGTTGATAGGTTGGGTAGGAAATGAGGACTGGGGTTCTGTCACTCTGGTTAGATTAGTGAATGCAGATCACTTGTTCTTGTGGTATGACCATAGTTTGAATATCAATGTTTTGAAAGGAGATGAAAGAGAAAATTGGTACACTAACTTGCAGAGTGCGACCGAGGTCTCATTTGAGTTCAACCCCTTGGATCTTTTCAATGATCCTGTGGAGTCTTGCTACGTGAAAAAGTGTGGAGTCTGTCTGATGTATGCTCAAGGTCAAGATTCTACAATTGTTATGGATGAAGATGTTGGAAAGCTAACAGTGGGAGAAAGTAGTAAAAGTAAGAGACCCCGCCAAGCTTTCGAACCCATTGGAACTGTCATTTTCTCCGACGAGGGAGACAAGGAAGAGGAGGAACCCCAGCCTAAGAGAAATTGA